In Syntrophorhabdaceae bacterium, one DNA window encodes the following:
- a CDS encoding DUF362 domain-containing protein, which translates to MKKTGMITRRDFLRGTAGVVLGAAITPVLPHSAKAQARSKVVLIRDERVLGPDGDIQAGVLQAMLDEAVRLVADQKTPMDGWKSLFKKDDRVGIKTNAWRHLSTPKEMEQALKRRIMDAGVAEALIGIDDRGVRTNPLFVDATALVNVRPVRTHHWSGVGTCLKNYIMFTPVPSEYHPDGCADLGKIWTLAPVKGKTRLNILVALTPQFYGRGANFFDRRYVWPYKGIIVGTDPVAVDAIGAELLRRKRVAHFGEDRSLDTAPVHITVADKKYKLGTSDLNKIELVKTGWKEEVLL; encoded by the coding sequence ATGAAAAAGACCGGGATGATTACCCGTCGTGATTTTCTTAGAGGAACCGCAGGCGTGGTGCTGGGAGCAGCCATAACACCCGTTTTGCCTCATTCGGCAAAGGCCCAGGCGCGGTCGAAGGTGGTCCTCATAAGGGATGAGAGGGTTCTGGGCCCCGACGGCGATATCCAGGCGGGGGTGCTTCAGGCCATGCTCGACGAGGCGGTTCGGCTCGTGGCAGACCAAAAGACGCCGATGGACGGCTGGAAGAGCCTCTTCAAAAAAGATGACCGGGTAGGCATCAAGACCAACGCATGGCGCCACCTTTCGACTCCGAAAGAAATGGAGCAGGCCTTAAAACGTCGGATTATGGATGCGGGAGTGGCCGAAGCCCTTATCGGCATAGACGACAGGGGCGTACGGACCAATCCTCTCTTCGTCGATGCCACGGCGCTCGTCAATGTCCGCCCCGTCAGGACCCACCATTGGTCGGGTGTGGGCACGTGCCTCAAGAATTACATCATGTTTACCCCTGTGCCGTCGGAGTATCATCCGGACGGGTGCGCGGACTTGGGGAAGATCTGGACCCTTGCCCCTGTCAAAGGGAAAACCCGCCTCAACATACTCGTAGCCTTGACCCCCCAATTTTACGGCCGGGGCGCTAATTTTTTCGACAGGCGCTACGTGTGGCCCTATAAGGGGATCATCGTGGGCACCGACCCGGTGGCGGTCGACGCCATAGGCGCCGAGCTTTTGAGGCGAAAGAGGGTCGCCCATTTCGGCGAAGACAGATCCCTCGATACCGCACCGGTCCACATCACCGTGGCAGACAAGAAATATAAGCTCGGCACCTCCGACCTCAATAAAATAGAGCTCGTGAAAACAGGGTGGAAGGAAGAGGTG